The following coding sequences are from one Streptococcus sp. NPS 308 window:
- a CDS encoding SAG1252 family conjugative relaxosome accessory protein translates to MPEQYRDIRKEVNLTTNELEMIDIMMKNKGFEHFSSFARNKLLENELEMTAEKWFTFWQSQKLEQISLDVYEILILSRAEHQVTQEHVSILLTCVQELIQEIGNSIPLSQDFRKKYMR, encoded by the coding sequence ATGCCAGAACAATACAGAGACATTCGCAAAGAGGTTAATTTGACCACAAATGAATTAGAAATGATTGACATAATGATGAAAAATAAAGGATTTGAACACTTTTCTTCATTTGCCAGAAACAAGTTACTGGAAAACGAGTTAGAAATGACTGCTGAAAAGTGGTTCACTTTCTGGCAATCTCAAAAGCTAGAACAAATCAGTCTTGATGTTTATGAGATTTTAATCTTATCAAGGGCAGAACATCAAGTCACCCAAGAACATGTATCCATTCTCTTAACCTGCGTTCAGGAATTGATTCAAGAAATAGGGAACTCCATTCCTCTTAGTCAAGACTTCCGTAAAAAATACATGAGGTAG